A part of Rhinoderma darwinii isolate aRhiDar2 chromosome 1, aRhiDar2.hap1, whole genome shotgun sequence genomic DNA contains:
- the LOC142652195 gene encoding uncharacterized protein LOC142652195 isoform X2: MTTVPPIQGARGELSLYPQDEIRLLSEGLLQIGSGLKREFNHTKYQIKSIFQQLNHFNTSLSRLSGQVNQATKLGEELDQKTRNFEDNAKMYEMLADISEELAKLKEEEASLDNKIKPLESKIQTALDIRNERESVLNTSDILASIERQNMQIISLQAIVDSHQDKINSQEAKIQRLQKKANSRNTKAKKRHNLGALENGQV, encoded by the exons ATGACAACAG TTCCACCAATTCAAGGCGCTCGTGGAGAATTAAGCTTATATCCTCAAGATGAAATCAGACTACTCTCTGAAGGTCTTCTCCAGATTGGGTCAGGATTAAAAAGGGAATTCAACCATACAAAATATCAAATCAAAAGCATTTTCCAGCAACTTAATCACTTCAACACATCTCTGTCAAGACTGTCTGGACAAGTCAACCAAGCAACTAAACTTGGAGAAGAACTGGACCAAAAAACAAGAAACTTTGAAGATAATGCTAAGATGTATGAGATGCTTGCAGATATTTCAGAAGAACTAGCTAAGCTGAAGGAAGAAGAAGCCTCTCTAGACAACAAGATCAAGCCTTTAGAAAGCAAGATCCAAACTGCTCTGGATATAAGGAATGAGAGGGAATCTGTCCTCAACACATCGGATATTCTG GCATCTATTGAAAGGCAAAACATGCAAATTATTTCCCTTCAAGCAATAGTGGACAGTCACCAAGACAAAATCAATTCACAGGAAGCAAAAATACAAAGATTACAGAAAAAG GCCAATTCAAGAAACACGAAGGCCAAAAAAAGACACAATCTAGGTGCTCTGGAGAATGGTCAAGTCTGA
- the LOC142652195 gene encoding uncharacterized protein LOC142652195 isoform X1 yields the protein MYRMRGTCTFSLLYSLCFLVPPIQGARGELSLYPQDEIRLLSEGLLQIGSGLKREFNHTKYQIKSIFQQLNHFNTSLSRLSGQVNQATKLGEELDQKTRNFEDNAKMYEMLADISEELAKLKEEEASLDNKIKPLESKIQTALDIRNERESVLNTSDILASIERQNMQIISLQAIVDSHQDKINSQEAKIQRLQKKANSRNTKAKKRHNLGALENGQV from the exons ATGTACAGAATGAGAGGCACTTGCACATTCTCTTTGCTTTATTCATTGTGTTTTTTAGTTCCACCAATTCAAGGCGCTCGTGGAGAATTAAGCTTATATCCTCAAGATGAAATCAGACTACTCTCTGAAGGTCTTCTCCAGATTGGGTCAGGATTAAAAAGGGAATTCAACCATACAAAATATCAAATCAAAAGCATTTTCCAGCAACTTAATCACTTCAACACATCTCTGTCAAGACTGTCTGGACAAGTCAACCAAGCAACTAAACTTGGAGAAGAACTGGACCAAAAAACAAGAAACTTTGAAGATAATGCTAAGATGTATGAGATGCTTGCAGATATTTCAGAAGAACTAGCTAAGCTGAAGGAAGAAGAAGCCTCTCTAGACAACAAGATCAAGCCTTTAGAAAGCAAGATCCAAACTGCTCTGGATATAAGGAATGAGAGGGAATCTGTCCTCAACACATCGGATATTCTG GCATCTATTGAAAGGCAAAACATGCAAATTATTTCCCTTCAAGCAATAGTGGACAGTCACCAAGACAAAATCAATTCACAGGAAGCAAAAATACAAAGATTACAGAAAAAG GCCAATTCAAGAAACACGAAGGCCAAAAAAAGACACAATCTAGGTGCTCTGGAGAATGGTCAAGTCTGA
- the LOC142652195 gene encoding angiopoietin-related protein 3-like isoform X3, translating to MYRMRGTCTFSLLYSLCFLVPPIQGARGELSLYPQDEIRLLSEGLLQIGSGLKREFNHTKYQIKSIFQQLNHFNTSLSRLSGQVNQATKLGEELDQKTRNFEDNAKMYEMLADISEELAKLKEEEASLDNKIKPLESKIQTALDIRNERESVLNTSDILASIERQNMQIISLQAIVDSHQDKINSQEAKIQRLQKKLRELH from the exons ATGTACAGAATGAGAGGCACTTGCACATTCTCTTTGCTTTATTCATTGTGTTTTTTAGTTCCACCAATTCAAGGCGCTCGTGGAGAATTAAGCTTATATCCTCAAGATGAAATCAGACTACTCTCTGAAGGTCTTCTCCAGATTGGGTCAGGATTAAAAAGGGAATTCAACCATACAAAATATCAAATCAAAAGCATTTTCCAGCAACTTAATCACTTCAACACATCTCTGTCAAGACTGTCTGGACAAGTCAACCAAGCAACTAAACTTGGAGAAGAACTGGACCAAAAAACAAGAAACTTTGAAGATAATGCTAAGATGTATGAGATGCTTGCAGATATTTCAGAAGAACTAGCTAAGCTGAAGGAAGAAGAAGCCTCTCTAGACAACAAGATCAAGCCTTTAGAAAGCAAGATCCAAACTGCTCTGGATATAAGGAATGAGAGGGAATCTGTCCTCAACACATCGGATATTCTG GCATCTATTGAAAGGCAAAACATGCAAATTATTTCCCTTCAAGCAATAGTGGACAGTCACCAAGACAAAATCAATTCACAGGAAGCAAAAATACAAAGATTACAGAAAAAG ctCAGAGAACTGCATTGA